Genomic window (Salvelinus fontinalis isolate EN_2023a chromosome 3, ASM2944872v1, whole genome shotgun sequence):
GTCACAGAGATGCCAAAGGAGAGCGAGGGGGCCTGGTCTAACTGCCTCTGTCCAGGGGACGGGGAAATCCCGGTCAACATTTGAGTGTGTGATATCACACCCGCACCACTAAATTGACCCCTGGATTTGAATGTTTGTGTTAAAAAAAGCTCCCCTGTCCTCCATCCCAGATGTGATGTACCCTCCTTGTTCCGGCATTGTGATGATGAAGAGCTGGTGAGTCGGTATTAAGCCTGCAGGGTAGGAGGGGTAAGGCCGGAGCTACTGTTTTTTTTAGATCACCTCCCTGTTGTTCTGAATTGCACAGCAGAGGACCATACTGAAGATCATACCAATGACCTGAGGAGAGAACAAAAAACTATATTAGTAGACTATAAGCTTGTAATACAGTTTTATGCAGATTTCTtgtaacattttaaaaataattaTATAACGAGTTACCATATGTAATTTGTGCCCGAGTGTCAGTAAGATTCTTACCATTACTCCTGCAACACCAATCCCCACATATCCGATAATGTAAAGCTTTTCATTGAAAAAGTCCATTATTGCATTCAGACAGTTCTGGAAACACACATAGCCTAATATCACTTACAATACCTTTATTCACTTTTTCTTAATAAGAGAACATTAGGGTATATTCATTAGCCTCTATAGAGCATACATTATCTCTGAAACCCATGATCTAAGCACAGCTATAggtactactgtactataactagcCTATGAAACTAGATATTAATAATCTAATTTGAAATTAGGTAAAATAGATAACAGCCGGCCTAAAGTAATGGCTATCAGACTGGAACTAAGGTAAACAATGTTGTTTTCAATGGGGTTATACTGCCACCTAGAGGGATGTATGATACTGCAGCAGGAGAGCACAACGAAGAGTTGTTTGTACCTTTAGGTCTTCATCACCAGGAAGACACATAGACGGGTTAGTCACTGAGTCCCCACAGCAATTCAGCTACAAATGGAAATAAAACAGAATATAACAAATAAATATAGCATATACAAACATAGAAATGGACAACATTGACAGTGTGGCATGATCAATAAGTACTTAATGAGAGCATAAAGAAAACTGTAGTTTAACTCACAACAGTGTGGTAAGTTTCTGCTATTGCCGTCCGGTTGGAATTTTCAGAACCTTCTGAAATAGATTCACTGTAGAACTTTTGAATATCTTCAATGATCTAAAAGATAGATTAAGGATGAATGGAAATTAGTCAGAGATTGCAGTATCAATAAATTGTCTTTCATTCAAGTTTAATATCAGAACATTGATTCGAGTGGATATACCTTATCTTTGCTCATGAATCCAAACACACCTGCAGCAACCTCTGCACCAAAGATTACAAGAAGGCAGGCAAAGAACTGCAAAACAGAGAGGACAGTGACATATTAAaccaataaggcctgagggggtgtggtatatcgCCAatatataccatggctaagggctgttctaatGCACAATGCAACGCGGAgttcctggatacagcccttagccgtggtatattggccatataccacaaacccctgaggtgccttattgctattataaactggttaccaacataactAAAGCAGTAGAAAGAAatgttgtcatacccatggtataccgtctgatataccacggctgtcagccaatcagcattcagggctcgaaccacccagttcatTTTAATGCATAGCCTACCATACAGTATCCTGTACAtatggccaggagtttttccagaTCAGGACATATGGTTAGTAAAAACTCAGGGCCTGCTGACAGTATACTCATAAGAGAAGCCAACCGGGCACACACTGGTggaatcaatgttgttttcaCGTCAGTTCAATGCaattatgttgaaccaacgtggaatggacattgaattgacgtctgtgcccagtgggaggctTGTGTTGACTCAAAATGGTTGGGTAGAGCTAAGTTAAAATTGCATTCCACTGAACAGAGACAGGTGCCTAAGGTAAAACTCCCACCAATTACCCACCGACACAAGGAGACACTGTGACTCCTTCACAGCTCCACAGCAACCAAAGAATCCCACCAGTATCATTCCCCCACCTGCACCAATCAGTATGTACACGGCtgaggagagatagacagagagtgagcaggggggggggggttcagtgaATAAACAGATGGAGATAGCATTAAGAAAGATTGTTGCACATGGACCAAACCATGCAGCAACACAATCTAGATAACTGCA
Coding sequences:
- the LOC129851416 gene encoding CD9 antigen-like, which gives rise to MSKVQGGMKCAKYLLFVFNFILWLCGSFVLAVGLWLRFDPETVQLLTGEEAPGTFFIAVYILIGAGGGMILVGFFGCCGAVKESQCLLVSFFACLLVIFGAEVAAGVFGFMSKDKIIEDIQKFYSESISEGSENSNRTAIAETYHTVLNCCGDSVTNPSMCLPGDEDLKNCLNAIMDFFNEKLYIIGYVGIGVAGVMVIGMIFSMVLCCAIQNNREVI